One part of the Brachyspira sp. SAP_772 genome encodes these proteins:
- the ybeY gene encoding rRNA maturation RNase YbeY, translating to MKKVNVFNNTDYDINLNIYRYFLSHAVEVANIDGEVNLVFSNDDYIRGLNKQFRNKDKATDVLTFPMGEANEGGDIVISYEWVLDRYNEDKIKMTVIKLIVHSILHLKGIHHNYTEKSLKKNYKKMRELYKKIIEHIKGNYNNAAKKDIKKNS from the coding sequence ATGAAAAAGGTTAATGTTTTTAACAATACTGATTATGATATTAATCTAAATATTTATAGATATTTTTTAAGCCATGCTGTAGAAGTTGCTAATATTGATGGTGAAGTAAATTTAGTTTTTTCTAATGATGATTACATAAGGGGCTTAAACAAACAATTTAGAAATAAAGATAAAGCAACCGACGTATTAACTTTTCCTATGGGAGAAGCTAATGAGGGAGGTGATATTGTTATTTCTTATGAGTGGGTTTTAGATAGATATAATGAAGATAAAATAAAAATGACTGTTATAAAATTAATAGTTCATTCTATACTTCATTTGAAGGGTATACATCATAATTATACAGAAAAATCTCTTAAAAAAAATTATAAAAAAATGAGAGAATTATATAAAAAAATAATTGAACATATAAAAGGGAATTATAATAATGCCGCTAAAAAAGATATTAAAAAAAATAGTTAA
- a CDS encoding PhoH family protein, which yields MYISNTEISLEKVINISDNVFKERESSLINMRIKLPYLGRNIEMKTISQGEYLEKMIFNDIVFSTGAAGTGKTFLSVAYGISLLAENKIERMIITRPVVEAGESLGYLPGDFKEKISPYMRPVYDALYSLLSSDIILRYTEENKIEVAPLAYMRGRTLSRAFIILDEAQNTTVAQMKMFLSRIGEKSKAVITGDITQSDLPKNVKSGLEHSIKILKNIEGIAFHHFDKKDVIRHRLVSKILEAYDNADNIKM from the coding sequence ATGTATATCTCTAATACAGAAATTTCTTTAGAAAAGGTTATTAATATATCGGACAATGTATTTAAAGAGCGTGAGAGTTCTTTAATTAATATGCGTATAAAATTGCCATACCTTGGAAGAAACATAGAGATGAAAACCATATCTCAGGGTGAATATTTAGAGAAGATGATTTTTAATGATATAGTTTTTTCTACAGGTGCTGCAGGCACTGGTAAAACATTTTTATCTGTTGCTTATGGTATAAGTTTGCTTGCAGAAAATAAAATTGAACGTATGATAATAACTAGACCTGTTGTTGAGGCGGGGGAGAGTTTAGGATATTTGCCGGGTGATTTTAAAGAAAAGATTTCTCCGTATATGAGACCTGTATATGATGCCTTGTATAGTCTTTTGTCTAGTGATATAATATTAAGATACACAGAAGAGAACAAAATAGAAGTAGCTCCTTTAGCTTATATGAGGGGAAGAACTTTAAGCAGGGCGTTTATAATACTTGATGAGGCACAGAATACTACGGTTGCTCAGATGAAAATGTTTTTAAGTAGAATAGGTGAAAAGTCTAAGGCTGTTATTACTGGAGATATTACTCAAAGTGATTTGCCTAAAAATGTAAAATCTGGTTTGGAGCATTCTATTAAAATATTAAAAAATATAGAAGGTATAGCTTTTCATCATTTTGATAAAAAAGATGTAATAAGGCATAGGTTGGTTTCTAAGATATTAGAAGCTTATGATAATGCTGATAACATAAAGATGTAA
- the murA gene encoding UDP-N-acetylglucosamine 1-carboxyvinyltransferase, which produces MFKYTIEGSKNINGTVKISGSKNASLPLLVASILTDEPVTLHNVPDLVDVQVLINILEPLGKKVDFKNNTTVIISQNGKSDEAPYKLVKKMRGSIIVLGPLLAKRKHCKVSYPGGCAFGPRPIDLHLKGMEALGAKIDITAGYIDASVKENLIGADINLSGKNGPTVLGTDNVMMAAALAKGKTIIRNAAREPECTNLAELLKAMGAKIEGIGTSTLTIEGVDYLKGVEFEVIPDRIETGTFLAMAAAGRGKLKLENTNPEHLTYVLDLLSSIGCDIKTTKSTIEIDASNKELKPFEIETLPYPGFPTDLQAIFTTLACTIKGSSKIKETIYPDRFSNVPELIRMGANIELYEPSIVVNGGYKLSGADVQASDLRAGAALVIAGAVAEGVTDLHRIYHIERGYEDFVNKLNKINIKTAKEKDDIL; this is translated from the coding sequence ATGTTTAAATACACCATAGAAGGCTCTAAAAATATTAATGGAACAGTAAAAATTTCTGGTTCTAAAAATGCATCACTTCCTCTTTTGGTAGCTTCAATACTTACTGATGAACCTGTAACACTTCATAATGTGCCAGATTTGGTTGATGTGCAGGTATTAATAAATATATTAGAACCATTGGGAAAGAAAGTTGATTTTAAAAACAACACTACTGTAATAATATCCCAAAACGGCAAAAGCGATGAAGCTCCATACAAATTAGTAAAAAAAATGAGAGGATCTATTATAGTGCTTGGTCCTCTTCTTGCAAAACGTAAACATTGTAAGGTTTCATACCCCGGCGGCTGTGCTTTTGGTCCAAGACCAATAGATTTGCATCTGAAAGGAATGGAAGCATTAGGGGCTAAGATTGATATCACCGCCGGTTATATTGATGCTAGCGTAAAAGAAAATTTAATAGGTGCTGATATAAACTTATCTGGAAAAAATGGTCCCACTGTTTTGGGTACAGATAATGTTATGATGGCTGCTGCTTTGGCTAAAGGTAAAACAATTATAAGAAATGCAGCAAGAGAGCCAGAATGCACAAACTTAGCAGAGCTATTAAAAGCTATGGGAGCAAAAATTGAAGGAATAGGAACTTCTACTCTCACAATAGAAGGCGTTGATTATTTGAAAGGCGTAGAGTTTGAAGTGATACCAGATAGAATAGAAACAGGCACTTTTTTGGCAATGGCTGCCGCTGGAAGAGGTAAATTAAAATTAGAAAATACTAATCCAGAGCATTTAACTTATGTATTGGATTTACTCTCTTCTATAGGCTGTGATATAAAGACCACAAAATCAACTATAGAAATAGATGCATCAAATAAAGAATTAAAGCCTTTTGAAATAGAAACACTTCCATATCCGGGCTTTCCAACAGATTTGCAGGCCATATTTACAACTTTAGCCTGCACAATAAAAGGTTCAAGCAAGATAAAAGAGACTATTTACCCAGATAGATTCAGCAATGTACCAGAATTAATACGTATGGGTGCTAATATAGAATTGTATGAGCCTAGCATTGTTGTAAACGGAGGATACAAACTTTCTGGTGCTGATGTACAGGCTAGTGATTTACGTGCTGGTGCTGCATTAGTTATTGCAGGTGCTGTGGCAGAGGGCGTTACAGACCTTCACAGAATATACCACATAGAAAGAGGCTATGAAGACTTTGTAAATAAATTAAACAAAATTAATATAAAAACAGCAAAAGAAAAAGATGACATTTTATAA
- a CDS encoding HD family phosphohydrolase → MNTNKKIIKSIINKTLNMERVFQLLIALVLYVVTLLLVFPNYMQKITIPSIGETVKEPLIAKNNIKYKNVEETQRLIVYLQANVRPIFEMPESIEKESLSKVSNMFNFIRSFDTNNTSFDEIYNAVTSEYNLNINKTIFSNALINGDTVEYESKVVETLDSLFNVGIISKRNLTPETLRLILNNGIFIYKYNDYVVEERIAAKNRIFFLENLRNEISSILGNRYNDLNVFHINTISSIINAFLVDNLIYNSERTQEEINKIPLSVEPIYTTIKSGFPILEEGERVTEDKVKLLKYILDNSSFLEYNIRILIGQALFILMLFSFIGYIIFKYNIDFYTNFKNFILFALEYLLIMSIAYFISNYVSDKLINIPSYIYIFIPMFSMLNTLLGARRGISSIVTVCITLLAANMVQADVYEFFSLFVISMITSVSTKKITNRNGVLWLGIQIGVCLSIVSLINAFIKDDFSFNYMLFVFAFASGFIQAILVMIILPICEYLLETATIFRLQELADLNNPLLRQLQINAPGTYHHSINMANLVETIADEIGEDGRLACVSAYYHDIGKIENPLYFIENTNRNDNRHNKLKPTLSAAIVKSHVRFGVEIAKKYRLPKEIIAAIKEHHGTSLIKYFYADALKEDPDIDVSLFTYGGPKPQSKITAILMILDSIEAASRTIDTPTREKLAALIDSIVKSKMTEGELNDSGLTLQDIETIKRISLQKILISLHERIKYPELPKDIGKENKDNNKNEKNEKSENTEKNTKTADVKKVSKTKERLIKNVNTKKEAINNKDKVKK, encoded by the coding sequence ATGAACACGAATAAAAAAATTATTAAATCTATAATCAATAAAACTCTTAATATGGAGAGAGTATTTCAATTGTTAATAGCATTAGTTTTATATGTGGTAACATTATTATTGGTATTTCCAAACTATATGCAAAAAATTACAATACCATCTATTGGCGAAACTGTAAAAGAACCATTAATTGCTAAAAATAATATAAAATATAAAAATGTAGAAGAGACTCAAAGATTAATAGTATATTTACAAGCCAATGTAAGACCTATATTTGAGATGCCTGAGAGTATAGAAAAAGAGTCATTATCAAAAGTGAGCAATATGTTTAACTTTATTAGAAGTTTTGATACTAATAATACTTCTTTTGATGAGATATATAATGCTGTAACATCAGAATATAATTTAAATATTAATAAAACTATTTTTTCTAATGCTCTTATTAATGGAGATACTGTTGAATATGAATCTAAAGTAGTAGAGACACTTGATAGTTTATTTAATGTTGGCATAATATCCAAAAGAAATTTAACTCCTGAAACTTTAAGACTAATACTTAATAACGGAATATTTATTTATAAGTATAATGATTATGTTGTTGAAGAGAGAATAGCGGCAAAAAACAGGATATTCTTTTTAGAGAATTTAAGAAATGAAATTAGCTCTATTTTAGGCAATAGATATAATGATTTGAATGTATTTCATATCAATACAATATCTTCTATTATCAATGCTTTTTTAGTAGATAATTTAATTTATAACTCTGAAAGAACTCAAGAAGAGATAAATAAAATTCCATTATCTGTAGAGCCTATATATACAACAATAAAGTCAGGTTTTCCTATTTTAGAAGAGGGAGAAAGAGTTACAGAGGATAAAGTAAAGCTTTTAAAATATATATTAGATAATAGCAGCTTTCTTGAATATAATATAAGAATATTAATAGGACAGGCATTATTTATATTAATGTTATTTAGTTTTATTGGATACATTATATTTAAATATAATATAGATTTCTATACAAACTTTAAGAATTTTATTTTATTTGCTTTAGAATATTTGCTTATTATGTCTATAGCATATTTTATAAGTAATTATGTATCGGATAAACTTATAAATATACCTTCTTATATATACATTTTTATACCAATGTTTTCTATGCTCAATACTTTACTTGGTGCAAGAAGAGGAATTTCGTCTATTGTAACTGTATGTATAACTCTTTTAGCTGCAAATATGGTTCAGGCCGATGTGTATGAGTTTTTCTCACTCTTTGTAATATCCATGATAACTTCTGTTTCTACAAAGAAAATCACTAACAGAAATGGAGTTTTATGGTTAGGTATTCAGATTGGTGTATGTTTAAGCATAGTATCATTAATTAATGCATTTATTAAAGACGATTTTAGTTTTAATTATATGCTTTTTGTATTTGCTTTTGCAAGCGGCTTTATACAGGCAATACTTGTTATGATTATTCTTCCTATTTGTGAGTATTTACTCGAAACTGCTACAATATTTAGGCTTCAGGAATTGGCAGACTTGAACAACCCTCTTTTAAGACAGCTTCAAATTAATGCACCGGGTACTTATCACCATTCTATTAATATGGCTAATTTGGTAGAGACAATTGCAGATGAGATTGGAGAGGACGGAAGATTAGCCTGCGTATCTGCATACTATCATGATATAGGTAAAATAGAAAACCCATTATATTTTATAGAAAATACAAATAGAAATGATAATAGACACAATAAATTAAAACCAACTTTATCTGCTGCCATAGTAAAATCGCATGTTCGCTTTGGTGTGGAGATAGCAAAAAAATATAGGCTTCCAAAAGAGATAATAGCAGCCATAAAAGAACATCATGGTACTAGCTTAATAAAATATTTTTATGCAGATGCTCTAAAAGAAGACCCAGATATAGATGTGAGTTTATTTACTTATGGAGGTCCAAAGCCTCAATCTAAAATTACTGCTATATTAATGATATTAGACTCAATAGAAGCGGCAAGCAGAACAATAGACACTCCTACCAGAGAAAAATTAGCAGCCCTTATAGACAGCATAGTAAAAAGTAAAATGACAGAAGGCGAATTAAATGACAGTGGACTTACATTGCAAGACATTGAAACAATTAAAAGAATAAGTTTACAAAAGATTTTAATTTCATTGCATGAGAGAATAAAATATCCAGAGCTTCCAAAAGACATAGGAAAAGAGAATAAAGATAATAATAAAAACGAAAAAAATGAAAAATCAGAAAATACTGAAAAAAATACTAAAACAGCAGATGTTAAAAAAGTTTCCAAAACCAAAGAAAGACTTATTAAAAATGTAAACACTAAAAAAGAAGCTATTAATAATAAAGATAAAGTAAAGAAATAG
- the flgF gene encoding flagellar basal-body rod protein FlgF, with protein sequence MVRGVYTGASGMIAEQYRLDVVANNLANVDKPGFKRDTATFKAFPEMMAARTEDDGVVIFPLGSTDIRPYVGRLGTGVEVNEVFTEWEQGSLRETGNQLDIALGDKGFFAVETPHGERYTRNGSFLIDKDNYLVTKHGYKVMGENGYIQIKTNNFNIDEEGRISINRRYQDNEDFVQFNDNEWEDEEILDTLKIVRFENERYLKKEGDSFWVDTDISGPAYIAQKGVDRPKVLSRFLEMSNVNPINEMVRMIEVQRAYELNSKTITTHDTLIGRVVNEVGRV encoded by the coding sequence ATGGTTAGAGGAGTTTATACAGGTGCAAGCGGAATGATAGCCGAACAATATAGACTTGATGTTGTGGCTAACAATTTGGCTAATGTTGACAAACCGGGTTTTAAAAGAGACACTGCTACTTTCAAAGCTTTTCCAGAAATGATGGCTGCTAGAACTGAAGATGATGGGGTTGTAATATTTCCTCTTGGTTCTACAGATATAAGACCTTATGTTGGAAGACTTGGTACTGGTGTGGAAGTAAATGAAGTTTTTACAGAGTGGGAGCAAGGTTCTTTAAGAGAAACTGGTAATCAGCTTGATATAGCTTTGGGCGATAAAGGATTTTTTGCAGTTGAAACCCCGCACGGTGAAAGATACACTAGAAACGGAAGCTTTTTAATTGATAAAGATAATTATCTCGTTACAAAACATGGCTACAAAGTAATGGGTGAAAATGGTTATATACAAATAAAAACTAACAACTTCAATATAGATGAAGAAGGAAGAATTAGCATTAACAGAAGATATCAAGACAACGAAGACTTTGTTCAGTTTAATGATAATGAATGGGAAGATGAAGAAATACTTGACACACTCAAAATAGTTCGCTTTGAAAATGAAAGATACCTTAAAAAAGAAGGTGATTCATTCTGGGTAGATACAGACATCAGCGGTCCTGCCTATATAGCTCAAAAAGGCGTAGACAGACCTAAAGTATTATCAAGATTTTTGGAAATGAGCAATGTAAACCCTATAAATGAAATGGTTAGAATGATAGAAGTTCAGCGTGCTTATGAATTGAACTCAAAAACTATAACAACACATGACACTCTAATAGGAAGAGTAGTTAATGAGGTTGGAAGAGTGTAA
- a CDS encoding methyl-accepting chemotaxis protein: MAVEKPQQKTIFSLKMQLIFTYIIINLPIWYIILYFFVYSHKIPFYGIKIIATVFSVVSILKYFEIWKNGINIQIARKTIRLFTATSIISSFLEIVLYNILNKDVFVYTSIIAMIACLLVNGGAVSLTLLSFKLATLKLDLEVNINTFYIPITTKILYTIYFFFFSVVLVFLIYSINVNENLYINNYINNTLNEIVKIDNNIYSLNNSIRDDLDVYNRIINNIYSNGYTQNRNILRTEIENRLSYINRVSKNNYKAIYINMDREFLDSNLAYSISITKNASSNNNAYTLRTADSLTAHPLLENNAIRRDFFVSITANDRNDINISAHYPITLNDIQIGYIISDISINDYYSNMITNTSLSDLSYIYYDFNTKDVLLSSESENILEDANLILRVKSANLMRYVSEFGSQLGNKYFYVTPILNINGNRTMVIMYYIKDLNVIAVYYKDLTSIIKNSAIERDISVILSIVIIIFLVVSGTYLYIIRQLFKPIDSATESAKSLIGGKGDLRKRIYSKNNDEIGVLVYNFNLFLNGLDDIIGNLKTESNNVFNEIKLIDKAIESNAQMVNDQSASITQNIASVNNIINSIKNVTNSSEQQKHAFSSASIAVEELLQTIYKISDNMEKQASAVEETSSSIEEMISNITSVAKSITKAHSFSKKLLIDAHDGGDMVDEVIEAVRGIEESSDQIKEIVNVIQGIAEQTNLLAMNAAIEAAHAGEQGRGFSVVADEIRLLAEHTADNTKTITNIIKTITKRIDETVELANNSGKSLENILDMSENTSRVVAEINTANSELEIGGRDILETIKHLNNITMGVKENVREQINSGDVVDSQITLLDQINKEVAEIIQANSVGATEVVSTMAFLNELSVKTAKSNHEFFMVTSKLSESFNKFQSLMSGFITNVDEVEDEKPDDIILNLDTEEFNNDDNDKDVNKMNENESEYKIDTEIEELEKELVNSSKNGFSKNDNVLEQLKEDFKNPDMFY, encoded by the coding sequence ATGGCTGTAGAAAAACCTCAACAAAAAACTATATTCTCTCTAAAAATGCAGCTTATTTTTACATATATAATAATAAACCTGCCTATATGGTATATTATATTATACTTTTTTGTATACAGTCATAAGATTCCTTTCTACGGTATTAAAATAATAGCAACTGTATTTTCTGTAGTATCAATATTAAAATACTTCGAAATTTGGAAAAATGGAATAAATATACAAATAGCTAGAAAAACTATAAGACTATTTACAGCAACTTCTATAATTAGTTCATTCTTAGAAATAGTTTTATACAATATATTAAATAAAGATGTTTTTGTATATACATCTATTATAGCGATGATTGCATGTTTATTAGTAAATGGCGGTGCTGTTTCTTTAACTCTTCTTTCATTCAAATTAGCTACACTTAAATTAGACCTAGAAGTTAATATTAATACTTTCTATATACCTATTACAACTAAAATTTTATATACTATCTATTTCTTTTTCTTTTCTGTTGTATTAGTGTTTTTAATCTATTCAATTAATGTAAATGAAAACTTGTATATAAATAATTACATTAATAACACATTAAATGAAATAGTAAAAATAGATAATAATATATATTCATTAAATAATAGTATAAGAGATGATTTAGATGTTTATAATAGAATTATCAATAATATTTATTCAAATGGATATACTCAAAATAGAAATATCTTAAGAACAGAAATAGAAAATAGATTGTCTTATATAAATAGAGTATCAAAAAATAATTATAAAGCAATTTATATAAATATGGATAGAGAGTTTTTAGATTCAAACCTTGCCTATTCGATAAGTATAACTAAAAACGCCTCTTCTAATAACAATGCTTATACATTAAGAACAGCAGATAGTTTAACAGCTCACCCGCTATTAGAAAATAATGCTATAAGAAGAGATTTTTTTGTATCAATAACAGCTAATGATAGAAATGATATTAATATATCTGCACACTACCCAATAACTCTAAACGACATTCAAATCGGATATATAATATCAGACATTAGTATAAATGATTATTACAGCAATATGATTACAAATACTTCTCTTTCAGATTTATCATATATATATTATGATTTTAATACAAAAGATGTATTATTAAGCTCAGAATCAGAAAATATATTAGAAGATGCTAATTTAATATTAAGAGTAAAATCAGCTAATTTAATGAGATATGTTTCTGAATTTGGATCTCAATTAGGTAATAAGTATTTTTATGTTACTCCAATACTCAATATAAACGGCAATAGAACTATGGTTATAATGTATTATATAAAAGATTTAAATGTTATTGCTGTATATTATAAAGATCTTACTAGTATAATTAAAAATTCTGCTATAGAAAGAGATATATCCGTAATATTATCTATAGTTATAATAATATTCTTAGTAGTTTCAGGAACTTATTTATATATTATAAGACAATTATTTAAACCAATAGATTCGGCTACAGAATCTGCTAAAAGCCTTATAGGAGGTAAGGGAGATTTAAGAAAAAGAATATATTCTAAAAATAATGATGAAATTGGAGTATTAGTATATAACTTTAATTTATTTCTTAATGGTTTAGATGACATCATAGGAAATTTAAAAACAGAAAGTAATAATGTATTTAATGAAATAAAATTAATAGACAAAGCAATAGAATCAAATGCTCAAATGGTAAATGACCAGAGTGCTAGTATTACACAAAACATAGCAAGTGTAAATAACATTATTAATTCTATTAAAAATGTGACAAACTCTTCAGAGCAGCAGAAACATGCATTCTCATCAGCTTCTATTGCTGTAGAGGAATTATTACAGACAATTTATAAAATAAGTGATAATATGGAAAAACAAGCTTCTGCAGTAGAGGAAACATCTTCTTCTATAGAAGAGATGATATCCAACATTACAAGCGTAGCAAAAAGTATTACAAAAGCACACTCATTCTCAAAGAAATTGCTTATAGATGCTCATGACGGCGGAGATATGGTAGATGAAGTGATAGAGGCTGTTAGGGGTATTGAGGAAAGCTCTGACCAAATTAAAGAGATAGTTAACGTTATTCAAGGCATTGCTGAACAAACTAACCTTTTGGCTATGAATGCAGCTATAGAAGCAGCACATGCAGGAGAACAAGGTAGAGGTTTCTCTGTAGTTGCTGATGAAATTAGACTACTTGCAGAACATACTGCAGACAATACAAAAACTATTACAAACATCATTAAAACTATTACTAAGAGAATAGATGAAACAGTAGAACTTGCTAATAACAGCGGAAAATCTCTAGAAAATATACTTGATATGTCTGAGAACACTTCAAGGGTTGTTGCCGAAATTAATACCGCAAACAGTGAGCTTGAAATAGGCGGTAGAGATATACTTGAAACTATTAAACACTTAAATAACATCACTATGGGTGTAAAAGAAAATGTCCGAGAACAGATTAATAGCGGTGACGTGGTAGATAGTCAAATTACTTTATTAGACCAAATTAACAAAGAGGTTGCTGAGATTATTCAAGCTAATAGTGTTGGAGCTACTGAGGTTGTTAGCACTATGGCTTTCTTAAATGAATTATCTGTAAAAACCGCTAAAAGTAATCATGAATTCTTTATGGTTACTAGTAAATTGAGTGAAAGCTTTAATAAATTCCAATCTCTTATGTCTGGATTTATTACAAATGTTGATGAAGTTGAAGATGAAAAACCTGATGATATAATATTAAATTTGGATACAGAAGAATTTAATAATGATGATAATGATAAAGATGTTAATAAAATGAATGAAAATGAATCAGAATATAAAATAGATACGGAAATAGAAGAATTAGAAAAAGAATTAGTAAATAGTTCCAAAAATGGCTTTTCTAAAAATGATAATGTTCTTGAACAATTAAAAGAAGATTTTAAAAACCCTGATATGTTTTATTAA
- the clpP gene encoding ATP-dependent Clp endopeptidase proteolytic subunit ClpP → MNKFDRVDKKYIEKSYMTIPYVIEQTSRGERSYDIYSRLLKDRIIFLGGEINDDVANVVIAQLLFLESADPEKDISLYINSPGGVVTAALGMYDTMQYVKPDVATLCVGQAASAGALLLAGGASGKRFATVNSRIMIHQPSGGSRGMVTDMEIQLRETIRLKAILNDIFVKHTGQELKKLEADMDRDYFMSAEEAKEYGIIDKVFSSRE, encoded by the coding sequence ATGAATAAATTTGATAGAGTTGACAAAAAATATATAGAAAAAAGCTATATGACTATACCTTATGTTATAGAACAAACAAGCAGAGGCGAGCGTTCTTATGACATTTATTCAAGACTTTTAAAAGATAGAATTATATTCTTGGGCGGAGAGATTAATGATGATGTGGCAAATGTTGTAATAGCTCAGTTGTTGTTTTTGGAATCAGCTGACCCCGAAAAAGATATTTCTTTATATATAAATAGTCCCGGAGGAGTTGTTACTGCTGCTTTGGGTATGTATGACACTATGCAATATGTAAAGCCTGATGTTGCTACTTTATGTGTTGGTCAGGCTGCTTCTGCTGGTGCTTTACTTCTTGCAGGCGGTGCTAGCGGTAAGAGATTTGCTACTGTAAACTCTAGAATTATGATACACCAACCTTCCGGCGGTTCTAGAGGTATGGTTACTGATATGGAAATACAATTAAGAGAAACTATCAGATTAAAAGCTATATTGAATGACATATTTGTTAAGCATACTGGTCAGGAACTTAAAAAACTTGAAGCTGATATGGATAGAGATTATTTTATGAGTGCCGAAGAAGCTAAAGAGTATGGCATTATAGATAAAGTTTTCTCAAGCAGAGAGTAA
- a CDS encoding trigger factor — protein MEIKDFNFETSTDDKDLVTLKVVVSKDAYNKELEKQIEYYKPKVNIKGFRIGHAPNNIILSRYREGLESATNEVMIENVWNTYSDEKNAKCIATPKLSYMENKDDGLHLTYEYYPLPDISLPELSSITLEKNKYDVDDEAVEKAYKLSLQRFSPFEESELKSELGDKVYVKIEFDDEENKKYNKELTVIATDNENETIFAKNAVDVKKGDKKLLTTYVNGREATLIMEILKVEKPNVKDDSKEEEVKKVKESLKEQLVRRAEARADSELINDAIFNKMLELVKVDIPKGYYEMELDRSLEDFERQVSGNGMTKTDFFISVGKKEEDIKKEYEENVKKQISFDLIMAKFADVYKDSLNINEDKAKEYANRLYQYQSYLGLSKRPKEEQQNIINHIMKEAENRAVSEAILDYIKEHINITEKDAGRFVANENDLWAGY, from the coding sequence ATGGAAATTAAAGATTTTAACTTCGAAACTTCTACAGATGATAAGGATTTAGTTACTCTAAAAGTTGTTGTTTCTAAAGATGCTTATAATAAAGAATTAGAAAAACAAATTGAATATTATAAACCTAAAGTTAATATTAAAGGTTTTAGAATTGGACATGCTCCTAACAATATTATACTTTCTAGATATAGAGAAGGTTTGGAATCTGCTACTAATGAAGTTATGATAGAAAATGTTTGGAATACTTACAGCGATGAAAAAAATGCTAAATGTATTGCTACTCCTAAACTTTCATACATGGAAAATAAAGATGATGGTCTTCATCTTACTTATGAATATTATCCTCTTCCTGATATCTCTTTACCTGAACTTTCATCTATCACTCTCGAAAAAAATAAATATGATGTTGATGATGAGGCTGTTGAAAAAGCATATAAATTATCTTTACAGAGATTTTCTCCTTTTGAAGAGAGCGAATTAAAATCTGAGCTTGGTGATAAAGTATATGTAAAAATTGAGTTTGATGATGAAGAGAATAAAAAATATAATAAAGAATTAACTGTTATAGCTACAGACAACGAGAATGAAACTATATTTGCTAAAAATGCTGTAGATGTTAAAAAAGGTGATAAAAAACTTTTAACTACATATGTTAATGGCAGAGAAGCTACTTTGATTATGGAAATATTAAAAGTAGAAAAGCCAAATGTTAAAGATGACTCTAAAGAAGAGGAAGTAAAAAAAGTAAAAGAGAGCTTAAAAGAACAGTTAGTTAGAAGAGCAGAAGCTAGAGCAGATTCTGAGCTTATAAATGATGCTATATTTAATAAAATGTTAGAGCTTGTGAAAGTTGATATACCTAAAGGCTATTATGAAATGGAATTAGATAGATCTTTAGAAGACTTTGAAAGACAAGTTTCTGGAAACGGAATGACTAAAACAGATTTCTTTATTTCTGTTGGTAAAAAAGAAGAAGATATTAAAAAAGAATATGAAGAGAATGTTAAAAAACAAATTAGTTTTGATTTAATTATGGCTAAGTTTGCTGATGTTTATAAAGATTCTCTTAACATAAATGAAGATAAAGCTAAAGAATATGCTAATAGACTTTATCAATATCAAAGCTATTTAGGATTATCAAAAAGACCTAAAGAAGAGCAGCAAAACATTATTAATCATATAATGAAAGAGGCAGAAAACAGAGCTGTATCAGAGGCTATATTAGATTATATAAAAGAGCATATCAATATCACAGAAAAAGATGCTGGAAGATTTGTTGCTAATGAAAATGATCTTTGGGCTGGTTATTAA